CATGGCGAAATAGGTCCACTTGACGATGTGGTACCACTGGTCGTCGCCCTGGCGAACGGCCGGGCCGAGCGGCTCCTTGGAGATGATCTCCGGCAGCACGACGTGGTCGGCCGGCGACGACAGCGTCAGGCGAATGCCGTAGAGGCCGGACTGGTCGGTCGTGTAAGCGTCGCAGCGGCCGGCATCATAGGCGGCGTTGACCTCTTCGAGCTTCTCGAAGACGACCGGGTTGTACTCCATCTTGTTCGCCTTGAAGTAGTCGGCGAGGTTGAGCTCCGTGGTGGTGCCGGACTGCACGCACACCGCGGCGCCCGACAGCTGCAGCGCGGAATTGACGCCCGGCAGCTTCTTGGCGTTCACCATGAAGCCCTGGCCGTCATAATAGGTGGCGCCGACGAAATTCAGGCCGAGCGCGGTGTCGCGGTTGATCGTCCATGTGGTGTTGCGCGACAGGAGGTCGATTTCGCCCGACTGCAGCGCGGTGAAACGCTCCTTGGCCGACAGCGGCGTGAACTTGACCTTGGTGCCGTCACCGAAGACAGCGGCCGCCACGGCGCGGCAGAAATCGGCATCGAGCCCCTTCCATTCGCCCTTGTCGTCCGGCGCCGAGAAACCGGCCAGGCCGGTCGAGACGCCGCATTGCAGAAAGCCCTTCGCCTTGACGGCTTCCAGCGTGGTGGCAGCAGAAGCCGCGGAAGCCATCAGACCGACGGTCGCTGCTGCCAGAATGCCG
The genomic region above belongs to Mesorhizobium terrae and contains:
- a CDS encoding amino acid ABC transporter substrate-binding protein, whose translation is MKHIAIGILAAATVGLMASAASAATTLEAVKAKGFLQCGVSTGLAGFSAPDDKGEWKGLDADFCRAVAAAVFGDGTKVKFTPLSAKERFTALQSGEIDLLSRNTTWTINRDTALGLNFVGATYYDGQGFMVNAKKLPGVNSALQLSGAAVCVQSGTTTELNLADYFKANKMEYNPVVFEKLEEVNAAYDAGRCDAYTTDQSGLYGIRLTLSSPADHVVLPEIISKEPLGPAVRQGDDQWYHIVKWTYFAMLQAEELGITQANVEEMKASGGPEIKRVLGQEADTKLGTDLGVTNDWVVNIVKAVGNYGEMFDRNVGAGSPLKIARGLNALWTKGGLQYAPPIR